A single genomic interval of Terriglobus albidus harbors:
- a CDS encoding glycosyltransferase yields MIIFLAAVCCAAWLYLLALHGRFWSSGPVLRESKTPCADAKVAVVVPARDEAENIGRSLSSLLAQQYPGALSIILVDDNNADGTAEIAASLLNQGRLTIVSGQPLPAGWSGKLWAVHQGLVQPEAQSADYILLTDADIEHASTHVAMLVHEAEANGRDLVSEMVRLHCSTPAERALIPAFIFFFQMLYPFAWVADPRRTVAGAAGGTMLVRRTALERVDGVRRIQHHLIDDCALARQIKSSGGKIWLGHAELARSLRVYADWREVWNMIARTAYVQLGHSPLMLLGCIAGMGLLYVAPVLLALFGHGLTSALAAAAWLMMVIALQPTLRRYRRSPLWGVALPGIAMFYLGATVASAFRHYMGRGGGWKNRTYPEAPST; encoded by the coding sequence ATGATCATTTTTCTTGCTGCTGTCTGCTGCGCCGCGTGGCTGTACCTGCTTGCACTCCATGGCCGTTTCTGGAGCTCCGGCCCTGTCTTACGCGAGAGCAAGACGCCCTGCGCTGATGCGAAGGTCGCGGTGGTCGTGCCGGCCCGCGACGAGGCTGAAAACATCGGACGCAGTCTTAGCTCGCTTCTCGCGCAGCAGTATCCAGGAGCGCTTTCCATCATCCTCGTCGATGACAACAATGCCGACGGGACTGCGGAGATCGCCGCGTCCCTGTTGAACCAGGGACGGCTGACGATCGTCTCGGGCCAGCCTCTTCCGGCTGGATGGAGCGGCAAGCTATGGGCTGTTCACCAGGGGCTGGTGCAGCCGGAGGCTCAAAGTGCAGACTATATCCTGCTGACTGACGCGGACATCGAGCATGCATCTACGCATGTCGCAATGCTGGTGCATGAAGCCGAAGCAAACGGCCGTGACCTCGTCTCGGAGATGGTGCGCCTTCACTGCAGTACGCCAGCGGAACGAGCTCTGATTCCCGCCTTTATCTTCTTCTTCCAGATGCTCTACCCCTTTGCATGGGTAGCGGACCCGCGTCGCACCGTTGCCGGCGCGGCCGGCGGAACGATGCTCGTTCGCCGCACAGCTCTTGAGCGCGTCGATGGCGTACGCCGCATTCAGCACCATCTGATCGACGACTGCGCTCTGGCTCGCCAGATCAAGTCTTCAGGCGGGAAGATCTGGCTGGGACACGCCGAACTTGCCCGGTCATTGCGTGTCTATGCAGACTGGCGCGAGGTCTGGAACATGATTGCACGCACTGCCTATGTGCAGCTCGGCCATTCTCCACTCATGCTGCTTGGCTGCATTGCGGGCATGGGATTACTGTACGTGGCTCCGGTGCTGCTGGCCCTGTTTGGACATGGTCTGACCAGCGCGCTTGCCGCTGCCGCATGGCTCATGATGGTAATCGCCTTGCAGCCGACGCTTCGGCGATATCGCAGATCTCCCTTGTGGGGAGTCGCGCTTCCGGGCATTGCAATGTTCTACCTGGGCGCCACCGTTGCCTCAGCGTTCCGTCACTATATGGGCCGAGGCGGCGGATGGAAGAACCGCACCTACCCAGAGGCGCCTTCGACGTAG
- a CDS encoding helix-turn-helix domain-containing protein, with protein MHNEDDHGTADRLSAIVANSLDTQAKTEDLARLAYQSRTQFHRLFRAVAEETPGAMRRRLRLERAAYQLAYTGMSVTDVALDANFGSLEAFSRAFRRAFRISPSLYRRMRDPHFHLPSSNKIHFLTPGSPTKRGGDMDLFDRFAGNDSWHTRRLLEYASTLTEEQLDRPLPTVVELLPWRESNKTLRQLLENIIFTKEVWTAALSGAEMDTKGPPMSQRSPQAMLQRLEKTDVELHRILCDVRNRSAWDDTFVDALCEPAETFTFGGVFAHIMTFNAHRRLMALDALRQLGIQTEGFGDPMEYEESVAPWDRRVAVKTP; from the coding sequence ATGCATAACGAGGATGATCACGGCACGGCAGATCGTCTTTCCGCCATTGTGGCGAACTCCCTGGACACACAGGCGAAGACTGAGGATCTGGCGCGTTTGGCCTACCAAAGCCGCACGCAGTTCCACAGGCTCTTCCGGGCAGTAGCGGAGGAGACTCCGGGAGCCATGCGGCGAAGGCTCCGGTTGGAAAGGGCAGCTTACCAGTTGGCATATACCGGGATGTCGGTCACGGACGTCGCCCTCGATGCCAACTTCGGTTCGCTGGAGGCATTCTCCCGAGCGTTCCGGAGGGCTTTTCGGATATCTCCAAGTCTTTACCGCCGCATGCGCGATCCGCACTTTCACCTGCCGTCATCCAACAAAATTCACTTTCTTACACCGGGATCCCCTACAAAAAGAGGAGGAGATATGGACCTATTCGATCGCTTTGCAGGCAATGATTCCTGGCATACGCGGCGTTTGCTGGAGTATGCAAGCACCTTAACAGAGGAACAACTGGACCGGCCATTGCCCACAGTCGTAGAGCTGCTGCCGTGGCGGGAGTCGAATAAGACACTGAGACAGCTGCTGGAGAACATTATCTTCACGAAGGAGGTCTGGACCGCGGCTCTCTCCGGAGCCGAGATGGATACGAAGGGGCCTCCCATGTCACAGCGCTCTCCGCAGGCGATGTTGCAGCGGCTCGAAAAGACCGATGTTGAACTGCATCGTATTTTGTGTGATGTCCGCAATCGCTCAGCCTGGGACGATACCTTCGTTGATGCTCTGTGTGAGCCGGCAGAGACCTTTACGTTCGGCGGCGTCTTCGCCCACATCATGACGTTTAACGCGCATCGCCGCCTGATGGCCCTGGATGCTCTACGCCAACTCGGCATCCAGACCGAAGGCTTCGGCGATCCCATGGAGTATGAGGAGAGCGTTGCGCCCTGGGACCGGCGCGTCGCTGTCAAAACCCCATGA
- a CDS encoding secretin N-terminal domain-containing protein, translating to MLEVSPHCLLRIGVCCCLMITGPVVAQSAKALYKQGETAEAKDDFEAALKAYGLAYAKKPEDLRYKVARDRVRFSAAIQHIHRGEALESEGHQKEALVEFLRALEIDPSNRAATQQVVQVRDQLDQEAGKLVSSGGPTAEDLDRPGPPVHLAPFSKERITLHMTEGVATLYQTVGKIAGINVLLDPELPLKRVSVDLQDVGMEEALRVLEGLSGTFWTATTSNTIYVAQDTRTKRTQIERLAVRTFYLSNATQQQDLNEILTALRNLFPPTTKIFSVMTQNAIVIRGTPDEIMLAKSLIQSLDRPKPEVLIDVYVMEVRKDKLRNIGISLPTSLSVTSSSSSTLSGIGSTSSYSYSIGQAAVELLLTDSDTRVLQQPSIRAIDGQKAMLKIGQRIPIATGSYTTATSTSSSAVQTQFQYIDVGVNLDITPTIHQDRDVTMKLAVEVSSQSGSTTISGVSEPIISQQKAEQMVRLKDGEVNILAGLVQKQSSRSVSGTPGLGEIPAIKYMFSTQETETVDDEIVFMLVPHVVRMVEVNIGAAQAIETGGSEAIQLNRISVPPASQP from the coding sequence ATGTTGGAAGTATCTCCGCATTGTCTATTGCGGATCGGCGTTTGTTGTTGCCTGATGATTACGGGGCCGGTCGTGGCTCAATCTGCGAAAGCGCTCTACAAACAAGGCGAAACTGCCGAAGCAAAGGATGACTTTGAGGCTGCCCTCAAAGCATACGGCCTTGCATACGCAAAGAAGCCGGAAGACCTGCGTTATAAGGTAGCTCGGGACCGCGTTCGTTTCAGCGCGGCGATTCAGCATATTCATCGTGGTGAGGCTCTTGAATCGGAAGGGCACCAAAAAGAGGCGCTGGTCGAATTTCTCCGCGCCTTGGAGATTGATCCGAGCAATCGGGCCGCTACGCAGCAGGTCGTGCAGGTGAGAGATCAGCTCGACCAAGAAGCAGGGAAGCTGGTCTCCTCTGGAGGCCCTACGGCTGAGGACCTTGACCGACCGGGACCACCTGTTCATCTGGCCCCGTTCTCAAAAGAACGAATTACGCTCCACATGACGGAAGGCGTGGCGACACTTTATCAGACAGTTGGAAAGATTGCCGGGATCAATGTTCTGCTTGATCCTGAGCTTCCACTCAAACGTGTCTCTGTGGATCTTCAGGACGTTGGAATGGAGGAGGCTCTTCGTGTGCTTGAAGGGCTCTCCGGAACCTTCTGGACAGCGACCACGTCCAATACGATTTACGTTGCACAGGACACACGCACCAAACGTACACAGATCGAGCGGCTTGCGGTCCGCACTTTCTACTTGTCGAATGCGACGCAACAGCAGGACCTGAACGAAATTCTCACCGCTCTGCGGAACCTGTTCCCACCTACTACAAAGATCTTTTCCGTTATGACGCAGAACGCGATCGTCATTCGTGGGACGCCTGACGAGATCATGCTTGCAAAAAGCCTGATCCAGAGCCTGGATCGGCCAAAGCCCGAAGTGCTGATAGATGTCTACGTCATGGAAGTTAGAAAGGATAAGCTGCGCAACATTGGCATCTCGCTGCCTACGTCGCTCTCGGTGACCTCCAGTTCTTCGTCGACACTTAGTGGAATCGGGAGTACCTCGTCATACAGTTATTCCATCGGTCAGGCTGCGGTAGAGCTCCTGCTCACCGATTCGGATACGCGTGTACTGCAGCAGCCGAGTATTCGGGCGATCGATGGTCAAAAGGCGATGCTGAAGATCGGACAGAGAATTCCGATTGCGACAGGAAGCTACACGACGGCCACATCGACTTCATCGTCCGCGGTCCAGACTCAGTTCCAATACATCGATGTGGGAGTGAACCTTGATATCACACCCACCATCCATCAGGATCGCGATGTGACCATGAAGCTGGCGGTGGAAGTGTCGTCGCAAAGCGGCAGTACGACCATCAGTGGAGTGTCTGAGCCAATCATCAGCCAGCAAAAAGCTGAGCAGATGGTCCGTTTGAAGGATGGGGAAGTTAATATTTTGGCCGGTCTGGTTCAGAAACAGAGCAGCCGAAGCGTGAGCGGAACGCCTGGTCTGGGTGAGATTCCGGCCATCAAATATATGTTCAGTACGCAGGAGACGGAGACTGTGGATGACGAGATCGTCTTCATGCTGGTGCCGCATGTCGTCCGCATGGTCGAGGTCAATATTGGCGCGGCTCAGGCGATTGAGACCGGAGGTTCCGAGGCCATTCAACTCAACCGAATCTCGGTCCCACCGGCTTCACAACCGTAG
- the chrA gene encoding chromate efflux transporter, which yields MAPSTQEQSTDVQPLSKFVLYFLRLGTAGFGGPIALAARMERDLVGERYGIQQQDYLEGLALSQLLPGPLAAQLAMYLGYVRSGFLGASLVGVAFIAPSFLMVLGISLLYIRFDGLPWMQAAFHGVGAAVVAIIVRSVTKLAKTTLKKERLLWVIAATLAATTAFTGHEAVWLVLVAGLISVAVQNWPRRSWNLAVVPLIGGLFATPAGRHWEILGYFVKSSLFVFGSGLAIIPFLHGGVVEVHHWLTEQQFLDAIAVAMITPGPVVITVAFIGYLADGLVGASLAALGVFLPVYLAVILFAPIYRRLSSNTVLRSFVRGVTAAATGAIAGAIVVIARQSVTSYLGIMIAGVTYGVLWKWKLPEPLVVITAGLIGILIFR from the coding sequence ATGGCCCCGAGCACGCAAGAACAAAGTACTGACGTTCAACCGCTTTCAAAGTTCGTCTTGTACTTCTTGCGTCTCGGGACCGCGGGTTTTGGAGGGCCGATCGCCCTTGCAGCGCGCATGGAGCGCGATCTGGTCGGCGAGCGTTACGGCATCCAACAGCAGGACTATTTGGAAGGCCTCGCGCTATCTCAGCTTTTGCCTGGACCATTGGCTGCACAACTGGCGATGTACCTGGGATATGTACGGTCCGGGTTTCTGGGAGCAAGCCTCGTCGGAGTGGCGTTTATTGCGCCCTCTTTCCTGATGGTGCTGGGCATCTCACTGCTCTACATCCGATTCGATGGCCTGCCCTGGATGCAGGCTGCCTTCCATGGAGTCGGCGCTGCTGTGGTCGCGATCATAGTGCGTTCCGTAACAAAACTGGCGAAGACCACGCTTAAGAAGGAGCGTCTGCTTTGGGTCATCGCCGCGACTCTTGCCGCCACCACTGCCTTCACAGGACATGAGGCCGTATGGCTCGTCCTCGTCGCCGGCCTCATTTCAGTTGCGGTTCAAAACTGGCCACGTCGCTCCTGGAACCTGGCGGTCGTTCCTCTCATCGGGGGCCTGTTCGCCACGCCTGCCGGCAGACACTGGGAGATTCTCGGTTACTTCGTCAAATCAAGCCTCTTTGTCTTCGGTAGCGGTCTCGCGATTATCCCGTTCCTGCACGGAGGCGTCGTGGAAGTCCATCACTGGTTGACCGAGCAACAGTTTCTGGATGCGATTGCCGTCGCCATGATTACACCTGGTCCGGTTGTCATTACGGTAGCCTTTATCGGCTATCTCGCCGATGGCCTGGTGGGTGCGAGTCTCGCCGCACTTGGAGTATTTCTGCCGGTATATCTGGCGGTGATCCTGTTCGCGCCGATCTACCGAAGGCTGTCGTCGAATACCGTCCTACGTTCTTTTGTGAGAGGCGTTACGGCCGCCGCCACTGGCGCTATCGCTGGTGCAATCGTCGTCATTGCGCGGCAGTCGGTGACGAGCTATCTCGGGATCATGATTGCCGGTGTAACCTACGGCGTTCTCTGGAAGTGGAAGCTTCCAGAACCCCTGGTGGTGATCACTGCCGGACTTATTGGAATATTGATCTTTCGCTAG
- a CDS encoding DUF1259 domain-containing protein: MKTTRNVVFCIACLCTPLLAQAPADHWKAVDAALGGRTGQMQPGDVYKYSMPRRDLKVTKDGTTVAPGLALGSWAAFKMMGNEAMVMGDLVLTEDEIEPVMLKLQQDGIEQTSIHNHLLGETPHIVYMHISGHGDPVKLATALNAALALTKTPAPAPASPASASAPTIELDTKAIEQSIGVAGKVSGGILQFSIPRAEKISDSGMDIPPAMGTATAINFQPTGGGKAAISGDFVLLKEEVNPVLRALRTHGIEVTAMHNHMLFDEPHLYFMHFWANADAVTLAQGLKTALDLTNSQRTRR, from the coding sequence ATGAAAACCACTCGCAACGTAGTCTTCTGTATCGCATGTCTTTGTACCCCGCTCCTGGCGCAGGCGCCGGCCGATCATTGGAAGGCCGTCGATGCAGCGCTGGGAGGACGTACTGGGCAAATGCAGCCGGGTGATGTCTACAAATACTCGATGCCGCGGCGTGACCTGAAAGTGACGAAGGATGGCACAACCGTTGCACCGGGGCTCGCATTGGGATCGTGGGCCGCTTTCAAAATGATGGGAAATGAAGCCATGGTAATGGGGGATCTCGTGCTTACAGAAGATGAGATTGAACCAGTCATGCTCAAGCTGCAGCAAGATGGGATCGAGCAAACCTCCATCCATAACCATCTTCTGGGCGAAACCCCTCACATCGTCTACATGCACATCTCCGGACACGGCGATCCGGTCAAGCTTGCCACCGCACTGAATGCCGCTCTTGCACTGACGAAGACACCGGCACCCGCACCGGCGAGTCCCGCCTCAGCCTCGGCTCCCACCATCGAGCTGGATACGAAGGCTATTGAGCAATCCATTGGCGTGGCGGGCAAAGTCAGTGGTGGAATCCTTCAATTCAGTATCCCGAGGGCCGAGAAGATCTCAGACAGCGGCATGGATATTCCTCCTGCGATGGGAACCGCAACCGCCATTAACTTTCAGCCAACCGGCGGAGGCAAAGCCGCTATCTCGGGAGATTTTGTCCTTCTGAAAGAAGAAGTGAACCCTGTGCTGCGGGCGCTGCGAACGCACGGAATCGAAGTGACCGCAATGCACAATCACATGCTCTTCGATGAGCCCCACCTTTACTTCATGCATTTCTGGGCCAACGCCGATGCGGTTACGCTCGCGCAAGGCCTTAAGACTGCACTCGATCTTACAAACTCCCAACGCACAAGGAGATGA
- a CDS encoding YncE family protein, which yields MARITGSLAVLLLSTAIQTSTAQTNTSELLRLESTIPMADVQGRIDHLAIDLQGHRLFVAALGNNCLEVIDLREKKRLHTIPGLTEPQGVAFVPATNRVFVANGKDGSVRAFDAASWKSLTSISYGDDADNLRYDSESEHIWVGYGSGALGEFDQNGAKLADIPLGAHPESFQLEKGGSRIFVNLPRSRKITVVDRKSRSVLGSWGTGGPLANYPMALDEANHRLFVVTRFPARLIVLDSDHGQRIASLSVVGDCDDVFLDQRRHRIYAIGGDGEISVFHQKDPDHYEELGRVKTVSGARTGLYSPELDRLYLAVRRQGSQTAEIRVFAPAP from the coding sequence GTGGCACGTATTACCGGCAGCCTGGCCGTCCTCCTGCTTTCGACCGCCATTCAAACCTCCACCGCTCAGACAAATACAAGCGAGCTTCTGCGGCTCGAGTCTACTATTCCGATGGCAGATGTCCAGGGCCGTATCGATCATCTTGCGATCGATCTCCAGGGTCACCGTTTGTTTGTCGCCGCTTTGGGGAATAACTGTCTGGAAGTCATCGATCTTCGAGAGAAGAAGCGGCTTCATACCATCCCTGGATTAACCGAGCCGCAAGGTGTCGCCTTCGTTCCCGCAACGAACCGGGTCTTCGTCGCCAACGGCAAAGATGGATCGGTACGGGCATTCGATGCTGCATCCTGGAAGTCGCTCACTTCGATCTCATATGGAGACGATGCCGACAATCTTCGCTATGACTCAGAGAGTGAGCATATATGGGTCGGTTACGGTTCCGGAGCATTGGGCGAATTCGACCAGAACGGCGCCAAACTCGCGGATATTCCACTTGGCGCCCATCCGGAGTCGTTCCAGCTTGAGAAAGGCGGGTCACGCATCTTCGTCAACCTGCCGCGTTCCCGAAAGATTACGGTTGTCGACCGCAAATCGAGATCAGTACTGGGTTCGTGGGGGACAGGAGGTCCGCTGGCTAACTATCCCATGGCTCTGGATGAAGCGAACCACCGGCTCTTCGTGGTGACGCGGTTTCCAGCACGCTTGATCGTCCTTGATAGCGATCACGGCCAAAGGATCGCCAGCCTCTCCGTTGTCGGCGACTGCGACGACGTTTTCCTGGACCAGCGCCGTCACCGTATCTATGCAATTGGAGGAGATGGTGAGATTTCGGTATTCCATCAGAAGGATCCGGATCATTACGAAGAGCTCGGACGCGTGAAAACCGTCAGCGGCGCGCGAACGGGTCTTTATTCCCCTGAACTGGACCGGCTCTATCTCGCTGTCCGCAGGCAAGGATCGCAGACCGCGGAGATTCGAGTGTTTGCTCCAGCGCCGTAG
- a CDS encoding chromate resistance protein ChrB domain-containing protein: MAKKQPPKEGNWLLLIFFLPGKKASERVGVWRKLQATGALSLRNSGYLLPDTPANQERFAWLATSIRAVGGEVSVLQVGAIDDPSWEELMQSFRDERKKDYEALLGDIKEAGSKGQVSAAQLARLKRRFEEIREIDFFQSSLQGDTEKAIDLLERPQTKHFSAGRLSAMDFQSKTWMTRPRPGIDRVSSAWLIKRFIDPKARFIFGPDPAAHPKAIPFDMFQGHGFAHEGELCTFEVLCMRFGIRDKAVLRIGQAIHDADFEEPRFGRQEGIAINQVLKGWAKQGLSDEELLRRGADLIEAMYHVT; the protein is encoded by the coding sequence ATGGCAAAGAAACAGCCGCCAAAAGAAGGAAACTGGCTCCTGCTGATATTTTTCCTGCCTGGGAAGAAGGCGAGCGAGCGTGTTGGAGTCTGGCGGAAACTCCAGGCGACGGGAGCACTCTCCTTACGCAACTCGGGATATTTGCTGCCTGACACGCCCGCGAATCAGGAACGGTTCGCCTGGCTGGCGACCAGCATCCGTGCAGTCGGGGGAGAGGTTTCCGTGCTTCAGGTCGGTGCGATCGATGACCCAAGCTGGGAAGAGTTAATGCAAAGCTTCCGGGACGAGCGAAAAAAAGACTATGAAGCACTGCTTGGAGATATCAAAGAGGCCGGAAGCAAAGGCCAGGTTTCCGCGGCGCAGTTGGCTCGCCTGAAGCGGCGCTTCGAAGAGATTCGAGAGATCGACTTCTTCCAGTCTTCGCTTCAGGGGGATACAGAAAAGGCGATTGATCTTTTGGAGAGGCCGCAAACGAAGCATTTCAGCGCAGGAAGACTTTCCGCGATGGACTTTCAATCTAAGACATGGATGACCAGGCCTCGTCCAGGCATCGACCGTGTCTCCTCAGCGTGGCTCATCAAACGATTCATCGATCCAAAGGCTCGTTTTATCTTTGGCCCTGATCCGGCGGCACATCCGAAGGCAATTCCGTTCGATATGTTTCAGGGACATGGATTCGCCCATGAAGGCGAACTTTGCACATTCGAAGTCCTCTGCATGCGCTTTGGGATTCGCGACAAGGCCGTGTTACGGATCGGACAGGCCATTCATGATGCGGACTTCGAAGAGCCCAGGTTCGGGAGACAGGAAGGCATCGCCATCAATCAGGTCCTCAAGGGATGGGCGAAGCAAGGGCTTTCCGATGAAGAGCTTCTCAGGCGAGGCGCAGACCTGATCGAAGCCATGTACCACGTCACTTAA
- a CDS encoding class I SAM-dependent methyltransferase, with protein sequence MKTAEVQQLPKTSGLVLHKAAQYDLLLWLLTLGRERNFRERALGLANLSPGESVLDIGCGTGTLAIAAKRQVGSNGRVHGIDASSEMIRRASRKASKAGTDVAFQTGLVESLPFCDGSFDVVLSTLMLHHLPGTLRSQCAAEVRRVLKPEGRLLAIDFGTSPGEKGIVAHFHRHGHINLSEMAAIFRGAGLQISESGTVGIGDLEYLLAVSPCCDASAEQGAH encoded by the coding sequence ATGAAGACGGCAGAAGTGCAACAGTTACCCAAGACCTCGGGCCTGGTCCTCCATAAGGCCGCACAGTACGATCTCCTGCTCTGGCTGCTGACGCTGGGGAGAGAGCGAAATTTTCGGGAGCGTGCGTTAGGCCTGGCGAACCTGTCTCCCGGTGAGTCAGTTCTGGATATTGGTTGCGGAACCGGGACGTTGGCAATCGCGGCAAAGCGGCAGGTGGGCTCGAATGGGCGTGTGCACGGGATAGACGCATCGAGTGAGATGATCCGCCGGGCGTCCAGAAAGGCGAGTAAGGCAGGAACGGACGTCGCATTCCAGACTGGGCTGGTGGAATCTCTTCCGTTCTGCGATGGAAGCTTTGATGTCGTGCTCAGCACCCTGATGCTGCACCACCTGCCGGGAACATTACGCAGTCAGTGCGCCGCCGAGGTTCGGAGGGTATTGAAGCCGGAAGGCCGTTTGCTGGCCATCGACTTTGGAACCTCTCCGGGAGAGAAGGGCATCGTCGCCCACTTTCATCGTCATGGCCATATCAACCTTTCTGAGATGGCCGCAATCTTTCGCGGGGCTGGATTGCAGATTTCAGAGAGCGGCACGGTCGGAATCGGCGATCTTGAATATTTGCTTGCAGTTTCGCCATGTTGCGACGCATCTGCTGAACAAGGAGCACACTAA
- a CDS encoding nucleoside hydrolase → MRILKGAVTSEKRTPVVFLHDAAIDEFISSMLLTVMPGIDLLGIVVINADCIADPAMQASSRLMQFMNRTDIPVALSRARGWNAFPWPYRGDCVSFNELPSLKPYTPHVSTPPPDGEALLAKLLDEAIRQHTPITLLMTGPMTPLVDVLGKNPLLAAGIDRMIWMGGAIKVDGNIDPTTTNNVVANKHAEWNAFWDPYAVHDVLNTFGSIQMFPLDISNSAPVSEHFRNALEAQGQKYRYSQLAYEAYSLVTKEPFYRLWDVTATCWLTRPDLYTPPTPMPLTIVQWGFEQGWIHKPSSAGAEKPQDVFFSFSNIRGFYQYVLELLATDGN, encoded by the coding sequence ATGCGAATTTTGAAAGGCGCCGTTACTTCGGAGAAGCGCACTCCGGTCGTTTTTCTTCATGATGCGGCCATCGACGAATTTATTTCGTCGATGTTGCTGACTGTGATGCCGGGCATCGATCTGCTGGGCATTGTCGTAATCAATGCGGACTGTATCGCCGATCCCGCGATGCAGGCATCGTCCCGGTTGATGCAGTTTATGAACCGCACCGACATTCCGGTGGCACTGAGCCGTGCGCGCGGATGGAATGCGTTTCCATGGCCATATCGCGGAGACTGCGTTTCATTCAATGAACTCCCCAGTCTGAAGCCATACACGCCGCATGTGTCCACACCTCCTCCTGATGGAGAGGCGCTGTTGGCGAAGCTGCTGGACGAGGCTATCCGGCAGCACACCCCGATAACCCTTCTAATGACTGGCCCCATGACACCGTTGGTGGATGTTCTGGGAAAGAACCCACTGCTGGCCGCCGGTATCGATCGCATGATCTGGATGGGAGGGGCAATCAAGGTCGACGGCAATATCGATCCCACGACGACAAACAACGTTGTCGCGAACAAACATGCCGAATGGAATGCCTTCTGGGATCCATATGCAGTTCACGATGTCCTCAACACCTTCGGCAGCATTCAGATGTTTCCACTGGACATCAGCAACTCGGCGCCTGTGAGCGAGCATTTTCGCAACGCGCTCGAAGCTCAGGGGCAGAAGTACCGGTATTCGCAGCTTGCGTATGAGGCGTACAGCCTGGTCACCAAAGAGCCGTTTTACCGGTTGTGGGACGTGACCGCTACCTGCTGGTTGACGCGTCCCGACCTCTATACTCCACCGACACCAATGCCATTGACGATCGTGCAGTGGGGTTTTGAACAGGGCTGGATTCACAAACCGTCCAGCGCTGGCGCTGAAAAACCCCAGGACGTCTTCTTCAGCTTCTCGAACATTCGAGGCTTCTACCAGTACGTTTTAGAGTTGTTAGCCACCGACGGCAATTAG